In Setaria italica strain Yugu1 chromosome I, Setaria_italica_v2.0, whole genome shotgun sequence, the genomic window CAAAAGGGAGTGACTAGAAAGCTGTATATAGAATGATGGTATCAATGTGTGCAACATCATGCTGTTCTACTTAGAAAGCTGCTAATTCAAGCATTTACAGCTAACAGTTTGACATTTCCCAGCTGACAAATACAATAGACTAAAATTTGATGTTAATTAGAATGATAGAATCAAGCAATGCTAAAACGCTTTTACCAAGACAATGATGCAGACTTCAAGAATTATGAGATTCTCTGTGACACAAGATACATAGAGACAAAATGACAGCAGCGGCACACAGAAGATACCATTACCAACTAACATGGTTCATTCTTGACAAATTTAAGTTTAAATTACTATATAAATATGTTATGGCAAATGAGTTATCTTCAACATAGATTGGTGCTAACAAAGACATTAACAAGTCAAAAGTCATGAAACAGATGCATATGACATGTGATGTAATACTATTACAATCAACTACGGAGAACATACAAGCATTGTGGGCTCCGTCATTTAACTCCAAGTTCCAATTAACTTAAGAAATGCACATTTACAATAGATAGAACATGATGGAATGCATATGTCCTATTTACTAAACGGGTCCCACTTTCAGCTTAAAAAATGGATagtgattaaaaaaaatactacacTCACCTCCGCACAGAGCTCCTCAATCTCATGACGGAGCTTCAGAACATACTCAGAGCTGATATCCATGTTGTTTAGCGCAGTCGCAATCTCCTCACCAGTCTTCTGGACTCCAACACCACCAAGGAAGAGCTTTGCACCCAAATTTGGCTCCCGCATCCTCCACTGTAGTGCCTCCTGATACTCGTTGCTCAGAAGGCTTGTTGCCCCACCAAGCACAGCAAGAACAGAGTTTATGCTTGCAGTGGATGCAGCCCGACGGCAGCAACTCTGCAGTACAAAGAATACATCGTCCACCATTGAGGTTGTGAGACCATCTGGTACGGGCTCATCAATCCGTACGGCCTTCCTTACATTCTCCACCATGAAAAACTCCTCAAAGATCACATAGAACCCAGTCAGATCCTGCTCCATTTTATTAAAGCTACCATTACGGAAGGCCTTCATCGCCTGCGGCCCAAGTTCGGGCTTGACATCTCTCAATCCACGGATCTTATTCACCATAAATTCAGTGTAGTCTTCTCCAAGCTGTGTTAATGCAAGAATCTCCTCAAGATAAAGCTCAATTTCCCTGGGATCAGGCCCTTCGTTGCCTCCAGCAGCACTGGCCATGGAACCCACAACTGAAAGGAGGTTCTTCGTATAGGAGTTTATATCCGATGCAAGACGTGCAAGCTTCCTGTAATCAGCATACCGGCGTAGGATCTGCGTGCCCCGTGAGTCACACTCCTCCTGCAGCTCAATGATGGCATAAGCAACACCATCCTCACCCCTGAGTTCACGAAGCACAGCATCATTCTCCTCAACAGCGAGCACAATGTCCTTGAAGAGACGAGTGAGGCCACCCACAAAATCCGGCCGCTCAGAGGTCGGCTGGGTTGCAGACGTCAGCTCGGCAAGGTGCTCAAAGTCTGCGCGGGCACGGAGAGCGACCACCTTCTTCAGGTAGGCAACGTAGACCTGGAGTCCCTCATCAGCGAGCGCGAGGAGTGGGAATAGGCGGACGAGTCGGAGCACGGCAGGGTGGTCCTGTGCGTCGACGGCAGCTGCGAGCCTCCGTCGCGCGAGCCCCTCGAGGCGGCGCTTGATGTCCAGAAGGTCGCGGCGGAGGTCGTCGTCAGTGGGGAACCGCGCGTCGATGGTGAGGAATTcgtgcgcggcggtggcggcggcggcgagatcgtCGGCGGCCAAGGCCCGCCTCGCTGCTTCGAGCGCGCGGGACCGGTCCAGCGCGGCCTCGGCGCGCGCCAGCGCGGCGTCCGCCCTGGAATGCGCCGCGTCGAGGTGGCGGACGCGGGAGGAGAGCGCGTCGGCGAGCGCTgctgtggaggaggaggactccttaagcgcggcggcgtcggaggccGCGAGcgagagcagcggcggggcggagcggaggagggaggcagcggcgcGGTCGATAtcggcgcggcgggcgaggaGAGAATCGAGGCGGGCGTCGAGTGCGCGCTGGTAGGCGACGCATTCGTGCAggaggcgggtggcggcgccagCGTCGGTGAGggcgcggagcgcggcgagggaggcCGGGTCGCCGAAGTCGAGGGAGGGCTGCGCGTCAGCGGATGAAGGATCCGGAGCTACGATGGCCtccgggcggcgcggggagcgCGGGGTGGGAGAGGGCGAGGGCActgccatggccgccgcggcggtgcaaATTCGGCGAGATCTCGGACGGGGATGCACGGGATCTGGACGGGCGGGG contains:
- the LOC101785820 gene encoding conserved oligomeric Golgi complex subunit 4 isoform X2, with translation MAVPSPSPTPRSPRRPEAIVAPDPSSADAQPSLDFGDPASLAALRALTDAGAATRLLHECVAYQRALDARLDSLLARRADIDRAAASLLRSAPPLLSLAASDAAALKESSSSTAALADALSSRVRHLDAAHSRADAALARAEAALDRSRALEAARRALAADDLAAAATAAHEFLTIDARFPTDDDLRRDLLDIKRRLEGLARRRLAAAVDAQDHPAVLRLVRLFPLLALADEGLQVYVAYLKKVVALRARADFEHLAELTSATQPTSERPDFVGGLTRLFKDIVLAVEENDAVLRELRGEDGVAYAIIELQEECDSRGTQILRRYADYRKLARLASDINSYTKNLLSVVGSMASAAGGNEGPDPREIELYLEEILALTQLGEDYTEFMVNKIRGLRDVKPELGPQAMKAFRNGSFNKMEQDLTGFYVIFEEFFMVENVRKAVRIDEPVPDGLTTSMVDDVFFVLQSCCRRAASTASINSVLAVLGGATSLLSNEYQEALQWRMREPNLGAKLFLGGVGVQKTGEEIATALNNMDISSEYVLKLRHEIEELCAEVFHAPADREKIKSCLSELGEISASFKKILHSGMEHLVASVAPRIRPVLDTVANVSYELDDAEYGENEVNDPWVQKLILAVNINVAWLQPVMTSNNYDSFVHLIIDFIVKRLEVIMMQKRFSQLGGLQLDKEVRSLINHFSEMSQRPVRDKFSRLSQMSTILNFERVSEILDFWGDNAGHLTWLLTPAEVRRVLGLRIDFRPEAIAALRL
- the LOC101785820 gene encoding conserved oligomeric Golgi complex subunit 4 isoform X1 is translated as MAVPSPSPTPRSPRRPEAIVAPDPSSADAQPSLDFGDPASLAALRALTDAGAATRLLHECVAYQRALDARLDSLLARRADIDRAAASLLRSAPPLLSLAASDAAALKESSSSTAALADALSSRVRHLDAAHSRADAALARAEAALDRSRALEAARRALAADDLAAAATAAHEFLTIDARFPTDDDLRRDLLDIKRRLEGLARRRLAAAVDAQDHPAVLRLVRLFPLLALADEGLQVYVAYLKKVVALRARADFEHLAELTSATQPTSERPDFVGGLTRLFKDIVLAVEENDAVLRELRGEDGVAYAIIELQEECDSRGTQILRRYADYRKLARLASDINSYTKNLLSVVGSMASAAGGNEGPDPREIELYLEEILALTQLGEDYTEFMVNKIRGLRDVKPELGPQAMKAFRNGSFNKMEQDLTGFYVIFEEFFMVENVRKAVRIDEPVPDGLTTSMVDDVFFVLQSCCRRAASTASINSVLAVLGGATSLLSNEYQEALQWRMREPNLGAKLFLGGVGVQKTGEEIATALNNMDISSEYVLKLRHEIEELCAEQVFHAPADREKIKSCLSELGEISASFKKILHSGMEHLVASVAPRIRPVLDTVANVSYELDDAEYGENEVNDPWVQKLILAVNINVAWLQPVMTSNNYDSFVHLIIDFIVKRLEVIMMQKRFSQLGGLQLDKEVRSLINHFSEMSQRPVRDKFSRLSQMSTILNFERVSEILDFWGDNAGHLTWLLTPAEVRRVLGLRIDFRPEAIAALRL